A DNA window from Streptomyces sp. CA-278952 contains the following coding sequences:
- the scy gene encoding polarized growth protein Scy translates to MRGYERQESHLAEDDHLSRFEAKMDRLKTDREKAVQHAEDLGYQVEVLRAKLHEARRNLATRPAYDSADLGYQAEQMLRNAQVQAEQMRGDAERELREARAQTQRILQEHAEHQARLQAELHTEAVQRRQRLDQELAERRQTVESHVNENVAWAEQLRARTESQARRLLEESRAEAEQALAAARDEAARLAEETRRRAGSETETARAEAEAILLRARKDAERLLGAASAQAQEATSHAEQLRSSTTAETDQTRQQTAELNRSAEQRLSEAETRLRESRLEAEKLLSEAKDAAARQLAAAESQNEQRTRTARSEIARLVGEATKSTEALKEEAEQALVDARAEAERLVAEAGEKARTVAAEDAAAQLAKAARSAEEVLTKASEDAKSTTRAASEEAERIRREAEAEADRLRGEAAEQADELKGAAKDDTKEYRAKTVELQEEARRLRGEAETLRSEAVAEGERIRGEARREAVQQLEEGARTAEELLTEARSDADELRTKANGESERIRAEAAERAATLRKQAEETLERTRTEADRLRTEAEEQAAAVTEAAERAATELREESERGVAARQAEAAEELARLHTEAETRLAAAEEALGEARGEAERIRRETNVEAERQRAEAAERARALTEQAGAEAERLRDEAAADAAQARSEGENIAVRLRGEAAAEAERLKSEAQESADRVRAEAAATAERVAAEAAEALSAAQEEATRRRREAEEILGAARTEAEQERERAREQSEELLASARKRVEEAQAEAHRLVEEADARATELVATAEQTAQQVRDSVAGLQEQAEEEIAGLRSTAEHVAERTRSEAQEEADRVRSDAHAERERAAEDAVRLRREANEEAARLRREAEEETDAAKALAERTVSDAIGESERLRADTSEYSQRMRTEASDALASAEQDASKARAEARQDANRIRSEAAAQSDRLMAEASNESERIRNEAAQASEQLVVEATTEANRRRAESTEQADRMLAEAAGESERLRAEAAERLGSAQEHAARTREEAARLHAEAESAAEEMRSDARQEADRLLDEAREAAAKRRADAAEQADQLINKAREEALRTATEAEGQADTMVGAARKEAVRITSEATVEGNTLVERARTDADELLVGARRDATAIRERAEELRARLESEIEELHERARRETSEQMKTAGERVDNLMKAATEQRDEAEAKAKELMAQANSEASKVRIAAVKRAESLLKEAETKKAGLIREAEKLRADAEAEAKQTVDEGKRELDVLVRRREDINAEISRVQDVLEALESFEAPTGGGKPGGGSAGGAKAPAAAGTRSGGKSSDR, encoded by the coding sequence GTGCGGGGCTACGAACGCCAGGAGAGCCACCTCGCTGAAGACGACCATCTCTCGCGGTTCGAAGCCAAGATGGACCGGCTGAAGACCGACCGGGAGAAGGCTGTCCAGCACGCCGAGGACCTCGGCTACCAGGTCGAGGTCTTGCGTGCCAAGCTGCACGAGGCCCGGCGCAATCTCGCGACCCGTCCCGCCTACGACAGCGCGGACCTCGGCTACCAGGCCGAGCAGATGCTGCGGAACGCGCAGGTCCAGGCCGAGCAGATGCGCGGCGACGCCGAGCGCGAGCTGCGCGAGGCCCGTGCCCAGACGCAGCGGATCCTCCAGGAGCACGCCGAACACCAGGCGCGCCTGCAGGCCGAGTTGCACACCGAGGCCGTCCAGCGCAGGCAGCGGCTCGACCAGGAGCTGGCGGAACGCCGCCAGACCGTCGAGTCGCACGTCAACGAGAACGTCGCCTGGGCCGAACAGCTGCGCGCCCGCACCGAGTCACAGGCCCGCCGGCTGCTGGAGGAGTCCCGTGCCGAGGCCGAGCAGGCGCTGGCCGCCGCCCGCGACGAGGCCGCCCGGCTGGCGGAGGAGACCCGTCGGCGCGCCGGCTCGGAGACCGAGACCGCCAGGGCCGAGGCCGAGGCGATCCTGCTGCGCGCCCGCAAGGACGCCGAGCGGCTCCTCGGGGCCGCCTCCGCCCAGGCGCAGGAGGCCACCAGCCACGCGGAGCAGCTGCGCTCCAGCACGACCGCGGAGACCGACCAGACCCGCCAGCAGACCGCCGAGCTGAACCGGTCCGCCGAGCAGCGTCTCTCGGAGGCCGAGACCCGGCTGCGCGAGTCCCGTCTGGAGGCGGAGAAGCTCCTCTCCGAGGCGAAGGACGCCGCCGCCAGGCAGTTGGCCGCCGCCGAGTCGCAGAACGAACAGCGCACCCGTACGGCCAGGTCGGAGATCGCCCGGCTGGTCGGCGAGGCCACCAAGAGCACCGAGGCGCTGAAGGAAGAGGCCGAACAGGCGCTCGTCGACGCCCGCGCCGAGGCGGAGCGGCTGGTCGCCGAGGCGGGCGAGAAGGCCCGTACGGTCGCCGCCGAGGACGCCGCCGCCCAGCTGGCGAAGGCGGCCCGCAGCGCCGAGGAGGTGCTCACCAAGGCCTCCGAGGACGCGAAGTCGACGACGAGGGCGGCGAGCGAGGAGGCCGAGCGGATCCGCCGCGAGGCGGAGGCCGAGGCGGACCGGCTGCGCGGCGAGGCCGCCGAACAGGCCGACGAGCTCAAGGGCGCGGCCAAGGACGACACCAAGGAGTACCGGGCCAAGACGGTCGAGCTCCAGGAGGAGGCCCGCAGGCTGCGCGGCGAGGCCGAGACGCTGCGCTCCGAGGCGGTCGCCGAGGGCGAGCGGATCCGGGGCGAGGCCCGTCGCGAGGCGGTCCAGCAGCTGGAGGAGGGCGCCCGTACCGCCGAGGAGCTGCTGACCGAGGCCCGCTCCGACGCGGACGAGCTGCGCACCAAGGCGAACGGCGAGAGCGAGCGCATCCGCGCCGAGGCCGCCGAGCGGGCCGCGACCCTGCGCAAGCAGGCCGAGGAGACGCTGGAGCGCACCCGGACCGAGGCCGACCGGCTGCGGACCGAGGCCGAGGAGCAGGCGGCGGCCGTCACGGAGGCGGCCGAGCGGGCCGCGACCGAGCTGCGTGAGGAGAGCGAGCGCGGTGTCGCCGCGCGGCAGGCCGAGGCCGCCGAGGAGCTGGCACGGCTGCACACCGAGGCCGAGACCCGGCTCGCCGCCGCCGAGGAGGCGCTCGGTGAGGCCCGGGGCGAGGCCGAGCGGATCCGCCGCGAGACGAACGTGGAGGCGGAGCGGCAGCGCGCCGAGGCCGCCGAGCGGGCGCGGGCGCTGACCGAGCAGGCCGGGGCGGAGGCCGAGCGGCTGCGCGACGAGGCCGCCGCCGACGCCGCCCAGGCCCGTTCCGAGGGCGAGAACATCGCGGTACGGCTGCGCGGTGAGGCAGCCGCCGAGGCGGAGCGGCTCAAGTCCGAGGCGCAGGAGAGCGCCGACCGGGTGCGTGCGGAGGCAGCGGCCACCGCCGAGCGGGTCGCGGCCGAGGCCGCCGAGGCGCTGAGCGCCGCCCAGGAGGAGGCCACGCGCCGCCGCCGGGAGGCCGAGGAGATCCTCGGCGCGGCCCGGACCGAGGCGGAGCAGGAGCGCGAGCGGGCCCGCGAGCAGAGCGAGGAACTGCTCGCCTCCGCCCGCAAGCGGGTCGAGGAGGCCCAGGCCGAGGCGCACCGGCTGGTCGAGGAGGCGGACGCCCGGGCGACCGAGCTGGTCGCGACGGCCGAGCAGACGGCCCAGCAGGTACGGGACTCCGTCGCGGGTCTCCAGGAGCAGGCCGAGGAGGAGATCGCCGGGCTGCGCTCGACGGCGGAGCACGTCGCGGAACGCACCCGGAGCGAGGCGCAGGAGGAGGCGGACCGGGTCCGCTCCGACGCCCACGCGGAGCGGGAGCGGGCCGCCGAGGACGCGGTCCGGCTGCGCCGGGAGGCGAACGAGGAGGCGGCCCGTCTCCGGCGGGAGGCCGAGGAGGAGACCGACGCCGCGAAGGCGCTGGCCGAGCGGACGGTCTCCGACGCGATCGGCGAGTCGGAGCGGCTGCGCGCGGACACCTCCGAGTACAGCCAGCGGATGCGCACCGAGGCGTCCGACGCGCTGGCGTCGGCGGAGCAGGACGCGTCGAAGGCCCGTGCCGAGGCCCGGCAGGACGCCAACCGGATCCGTTCGGAGGCGGCGGCCCAGTCGGACCGGCTGATGGCCGAGGCGTCCAACGAGAGCGAACGCATCCGCAACGAGGCGGCCCAGGCCTCCGAGCAGCTCGTCGTCGAGGCCACCACGGAGGCCAACCGCCGCCGGGCCGAGTCCACCGAGCAGGCGGACCGGATGCTGGCCGAGGCGGCCGGCGAGTCCGAGCGGCTGCGCGCGGAGGCGGCCGAGCGGCTCGGCTCCGCGCAGGAACACGCGGCCCGCACCCGCGAGGAGGCGGCACGGCTGCACGCGGAGGCGGAGTCGGCGGCCGAGGAGATGCGGTCGGATGCCCGCCAGGAGGCGGACCGGCTGCTGGACGAGGCCCGCGAGGCGGCGGCCAAGCGTCGGGCGGACGCGGCCGAGCAGGCGGACCAGCTCATCAACAAGGCGCGGGAAGAGGCGCTGCGTACGGCCACCGAGGCCGAGGGGCAGGCCGACACGATGGTCGGCGCGGCCCGCAAGGAGGCCGTGCGCATCACCTCGGAGGCGACCGTCGAGGGCAACACCCTGGTCGAACGCGCCCGTACCGACGCCGACGAACTGCTGGTCGGCGCCCGGCGCGACGCGACGGCGATCCGGGAGCGGGCCGAGGAGCTGCGGGCCCGGCTGGAGAGCGAGATCGAGGAGCTGCACGAGCGGGCCCGCCGGGAGACCTCCGAGCAGATGAAGACCGCCGGCGAGCGTGTCGACAACCTGATGAAGGCGGCGACCGAGCAGCGCGACGAGGCCGAGGCGAAGGCCAAGGAGCTGATGGCGCAGGCCAACTCGGAGGCGAGCAAGGTCCGTATCGCCGCGGTGAAACGGGCCGAGTCGTTGCTGAAGGAGGCCGAGACGAAGAAGGCCGGGCTGATCCGCGAGGCGGAGAAGCTGCGCGCCGACGCCGAGGCCGAGGCCAAGCAGACGGTCGACGAGGGCAAGCGCGAGCTGGACGTCCTGGTGCGCAGGCGCGAGGACATCAATGCGGAGATCTCCCGTGTCCAGGACGTGCTGGAGGCGTTGGAGTCTTTCGAGGCTCCGACCGGGGGCGGGAAACCGGGCGGCGGTTCCGCGGGAGGCGCCAAGGCTCCGGCGGCGGCGGGCACTCGGTCGGGGGGCAAGTCGTCCGACCGCTAG
- a CDS encoding ABC transporter ATP-binding protein, producing MIELEGLTKRFGSKIAVDHLSCQVRPGIVTGFLGPNGAGKSTTMRMMLDLDNPTSGTVRIDGKHYRELQEPLKYIGALLDAKGMHGGRSAYNNLLCLAQSNRIPSSRVDEVLDMVGLSVVAKKKSKGFSLGMGQRLGIASALLGDPEILMFDEPVNGLDPEGIHWIRNLMKALASEGRTIFVSSHLMSEMALTADHLIVIGQGKLLADTSMADFIHENSRSYARLRSPQQERLRDVLHQEGFTVVETAGGVLEIDGATTEELGELAARHQLVLHELSSQRASLEEAFMQMTAGSVEYHAHAERDPAVEPPAVGAGWGESWNKPGGTDDTDGKGA from the coding sequence ATGATCGAGCTCGAGGGACTCACCAAACGGTTCGGCAGCAAGATCGCCGTCGACCATTTGTCGTGTCAGGTCAGACCGGGCATCGTGACCGGTTTCCTCGGCCCGAACGGGGCGGGCAAGTCCACCACGATGCGGATGATGCTCGATCTCGACAACCCGACCAGCGGTACGGTGCGCATCGACGGCAAGCACTACCGCGAGCTCCAGGAACCGCTGAAGTACATCGGGGCGCTCCTGGACGCCAAGGGGATGCACGGCGGCCGCAGCGCGTACAACAACCTGCTGTGCCTGGCGCAGAGCAACCGCATCCCGAGCAGCCGGGTCGACGAGGTGCTCGACATGGTCGGGCTGAGCGTGGTGGCGAAGAAGAAGTCCAAGGGGTTCTCCCTCGGCATGGGCCAGCGGCTCGGCATCGCGTCCGCACTGCTCGGCGACCCAGAGATCCTGATGTTCGACGAGCCGGTCAACGGGCTGGACCCCGAGGGCATCCACTGGATCCGCAATCTGATGAAGGCGCTCGCGTCGGAGGGCCGGACGATCTTCGTCTCGTCCCATCTGATGAGCGAAATGGCGCTGACCGCCGACCATTTGATCGTGATCGGCCAGGGCAAGCTGCTCGCCGACACCTCGATGGCGGACTTCATCCACGAGAACTCCCGCAGTTACGCGCGGCTGCGCTCCCCGCAGCAGGAGCGGCTGCGCGACGTGCTGCACCAGGAGGGCTTCACCGTCGTCGAGACGGCGGGCGGCGTCCTGGAGATCGACGGCGCCACCACCGAGGAGCTGGGTGAGCTGGCCGCCCGGCACCAGCTGGTGCTGCACGAGCTGAGTTCCCAGCGGGCCTCCCTGGAGGAGGCGTTCATGCAGATGACCGCCGGTTCGGTGGAGTACCACGCCCATGCGGAACGGGACCCGGCCGTCGAACCGCCCGCGGTGGGAGCCGGCTGGGGCGAGAGTTGGAACAAACCCGGGGGCACCGACGACACCGACGGCAAGGGGGCGTGA
- a CDS encoding ABC transporter permease subunit, with amino-acid sequence MASVPAVLTSEWTKIRSVSSTIWTLIAAFAVTVVMGAALSALLNATFDDLSEAEQATFDPTFVSFSGTVLGQLAMVVFGVLVVGTEYSTGMIRTSLAAVPQRGTFLLSKITVAGVLALAVGLLTSFVSFFLSQAMLGDRGTDIGAENVLRAVVGGGLYMGLIAIFSMGVAAMLRSSMLSLGILMPFFFLVSQILAAVPGAKSVARYFPDQAGSKIMQVVPDALNTDPAPYGPWAGLGIMVLWVLAAVLGGFLVLKKRDA; translated from the coding sequence ATGGCATCGGTACCCGCGGTTCTCACCTCGGAATGGACCAAGATCCGGTCGGTCTCCTCGACCATCTGGACCCTCATCGCCGCGTTCGCCGTCACGGTCGTGATGGGAGCGGCGCTGAGCGCCCTGCTGAACGCCACGTTCGACGACCTCTCCGAGGCGGAGCAGGCCACGTTCGACCCGACCTTCGTCAGCTTCTCCGGGACCGTTCTCGGCCAGCTCGCGATGGTGGTGTTCGGAGTGCTCGTGGTCGGCACCGAGTACAGCACCGGCATGATCCGCACCTCGCTGGCGGCGGTGCCCCAGCGCGGCACCTTCCTCCTCAGCAAGATCACGGTGGCCGGTGTACTGGCCCTCGCCGTGGGGCTGCTCACCAGCTTCGTCTCCTTCTTCCTGAGCCAGGCCATGCTCGGCGACCGGGGCACCGACATCGGCGCGGAGAACGTGCTGCGCGCGGTCGTCGGCGGCGGGCTCTACATGGGGCTGATCGCGATCTTCTCCATGGGGGTGGCGGCGATGCTGCGCAGTTCCATGCTGTCGCTCGGCATCCTGATGCCGTTCTTCTTCCTGGTCTCGCAGATCCTCGCGGCGGTGCCGGGCGCCAAGAGCGTCGCCCGGTACTTCCCCGACCAGGCCGGTTCGAAGATCATGCAGGTCGTCCCGGACGCGTTGAACACCGACCCGGCCCCGTACGGCCCCTGGGCGGGGCTCGGGATCATGGTGCTCTGGGTGCTGGCGGCGGTGCTCGGCGGCTTCCTGGTCCTGAAGAAGCGGGACGCGTAA
- the mce gene encoding methylmalonyl-CoA epimerase, translating to MLTRIDHIGIACFDLDKTVEFYRATYGFEVFHSEINEEQGVREAMLKINGTSDGGASYLQLLEPTREDSAVGKWLAKNGEGVHHIAFGTEDVDGDAADIREKGVRVLYDEPRTGSMGSRITFLHPKDCHGVLTELVTSRTEH from the coding sequence ATGCTGACGCGCATCGACCACATCGGGATCGCCTGTTTCGACCTGGACAAGACGGTGGAGTTCTACCGTGCCACGTACGGATTCGAGGTGTTCCACAGCGAGATCAACGAGGAGCAGGGGGTCCGGGAGGCCATGCTCAAGATCAACGGGACCTCGGACGGCGGTGCTTCGTACCTCCAGCTGCTGGAGCCCACCCGGGAGGACTCGGCCGTCGGCAAGTGGCTGGCGAAGAACGGGGAGGGCGTGCACCACATCGCCTTCGGTACGGAGGATGTGGACGGGGACGCCGCGGACATCCGCGAGAAGGGCGTCCGGGTGCTGTACGACGAGCCCAGGACGGGATCGATGGGGTCCCGGATCACGTTCCTGCACCCCAAGGACTGCCACGGCGTCCTCACCGAACTGGTCACGAGCAGGACGGAGCACTGA
- a CDS encoding cellulose-binding protein — protein sequence MSDPSSPFGFELVRRGYDRGQVDDRITKLVADRDSALARITSLEKRIEELHLETQNAQAQVNDAEPSYAGLGARVEKILRLAEEEAKDLREEARRAAEQHRELAESAAQQVRNDAESFAAERKAKAEDEGVRIVEKAQGEANTLRTDAQKDAQQKREEADALFEETRAKAAQAAADFETNLAKRREQSERDLASRQAKAEKRLAEIEHRAEQLRLEAEKLRTDAERRARQTVETAQRQAEDIVADANAKADRIRSESERELAALTNRRDSINAQLTNVREMLATLTGAAVAAAGSPVEDEPATRGVPAQQTR from the coding sequence ATGAGTGACCCTTCCTCCCCCTTCGGCTTCGAGCTCGTGCGACGAGGCTACGACCGCGGTCAGGTGGACGACCGCATCACCAAGCTCGTCGCCGACCGTGATAGTGCCCTGGCCCGAATCACCTCTCTGGAAAAGCGCATCGAGGAGCTGCACCTCGAGACGCAGAACGCCCAGGCCCAGGTAAACGACGCCGAGCCGTCGTACGCCGGTCTCGGCGCCCGTGTCGAGAAGATTCTCCGCCTCGCCGAGGAGGAGGCCAAGGACCTGCGCGAGGAGGCCCGTCGCGCGGCCGAGCAGCACCGGGAGCTCGCCGAGTCGGCGGCCCAGCAGGTGCGCAACGACGCCGAGTCCTTCGCCGCCGAGCGCAAGGCGAAGGCCGAGGACGAGGGCGTCCGCATCGTCGAGAAGGCCCAGGGCGAGGCGAACACGCTCCGCACCGACGCCCAGAAGGACGCCCAGCAGAAGCGCGAGGAGGCCGACGCCCTCTTCGAGGAGACCCGCGCCAAGGCCGCCCAGGCCGCGGCCGACTTCGAGACCAACCTCGCCAAGCGCCGCGAGCAGTCGGAGCGCGACCTCGCGTCCCGCCAGGCCAAGGCCGAGAAGCGTCTCGCCGAGATCGAGCACCGCGCCGAGCAGCTCCGCCTGGAGGCCGAGAAGCTCCGCACGGACGCCGAGCGCCGGGCCCGCCAGACGGTGGAGACCGCCCAGCGCCAGGCCGAGGACATCGTCGCCGACGCCAACGCCAAGGCCGACCGGATCCGCAGCGAGTCGGAGCGCGAGCTGGCGGCGCTCACCAACCGCCGCGACTCGATCAACGCGCAGCTGACCAACGTCCGCGAGATGCTGGCGACGCTGACCGGCGCCGCCGTGGCCGCCGCCGGCTCCCCGGTGGAGGACGAGCCCGCCACCCGCGGTGTCCCGGCCCAGCAGACCCGCTGA
- a CDS encoding ABC transporter ATP-binding protein, translating into MIEAVGLTKRYGAKTAVDDLSFQVRPGAVTGFLGPNGSGKSTTMRMILGLDRPTAGRVTIGGHPYRDLPNAPRQVGALLDAKGVHGGRTARNHLLSLAQLAGIPAARVDEVLGVVGLQDVAKQRSRGFSLGMGQRLGIAAALLGDPEVLLFDEPVNGLDPEGIHWVRNLMRALAAEGRTVFVSSHLMSEMALTADHLIVIGRGRLLSDMSVTDFISANSADFARVRVPDDGPEARQKLTASLVEAGGRVMTEPGGALRVTGLPLPRISDLAHGCDVRLWELSPHQASLEEAYMRLTQGLVDYRSTDDAKAGLVEPLPQDAYGSADSFAYPEPVVVPQEGWYAPPPPVPGRSPAPAAPSPAADPSPAATAGEQTSKDLR; encoded by the coding sequence ATGATCGAGGCAGTCGGCCTGACCAAGCGCTACGGCGCGAAGACGGCCGTGGACGACCTTTCCTTCCAGGTGCGGCCCGGGGCCGTCACCGGGTTCCTCGGTCCCAACGGGTCGGGCAAGTCCACGACCATGCGCATGATCCTCGGCCTGGACCGCCCCACCGCAGGTCGCGTCACGATCGGCGGCCACCCCTACCGCGACCTGCCGAACGCCCCGCGCCAGGTGGGCGCCCTGCTGGACGCCAAGGGCGTGCACGGCGGACGCACCGCCCGCAACCACCTGCTGTCCCTGGCCCAGCTGGCCGGCATCCCGGCGGCCCGGGTCGATGAGGTGCTGGGCGTCGTCGGCCTCCAGGACGTCGCCAAGCAGCGCTCCAGGGGCTTCTCGCTCGGGATGGGGCAGCGGCTCGGGATCGCGGCGGCGCTGCTCGGCGATCCGGAGGTGCTGCTGTTCGACGAGCCGGTCAACGGTCTCGACCCGGAGGGCATCCACTGGGTCCGCAATCTGATGAGGGCGCTCGCCGCCGAAGGACGCACGGTCTTCGTCTCGTCCCACCTGATGAGCGAGATGGCCCTCACCGCCGACCATCTGATCGTGATCGGGCGCGGCCGGCTGCTCTCCGACATGAGCGTCACGGACTTCATCTCCGCGAACTCCGCCGACTTCGCCCGGGTCCGGGTGCCGGACGACGGCCCCGAGGCGCGGCAGAAGCTGACGGCCTCGCTCGTCGAGGCGGGCGGCCGGGTCATGACGGAGCCGGGCGGAGCCCTGCGGGTCACCGGGCTGCCGCTGCCGCGGATCAGTGACCTGGCCCACGGCTGCGACGTACGGCTCTGGGAGCTGTCGCCGCACCAGGCCTCCCTGGAGGAGGCGTACATGCGCCTCACACAGGGCCTGGTGGACTACCGCTCGACGGACGACGCCAAGGCGGGGCTCGTGGAGCCGCTGCCCCAGGACGCGTACGGGAGCGCCGACAGCTTCGCGTACCCCGAGCCGGTGGTGGTGCCGCAGGAGGGCTGGTACGCCCCGCCGCCGCCCGTGCCGGGCCGGAGCCCCGCGCCCGCGGCGCCCTCCCCCGCAGCCGATCCCTCTCCCGCCGCCACGGCCGGAGAGCAGACGAGCAAGGACCTCCGATGA